Proteins found in one Arthrobacter pascens genomic segment:
- a CDS encoding alpha-ketoacid dehydrogenase subunit beta, with translation MTQMTFARAINAGLRKSLENDPKVILLGEDIGTLGGVFRVTDGLQKDFGKHRVVDTPLAESGIIGTAVGLAYRGYRPVVEIQFDGFVYSAFDQIVSQVAKLHYRTQGAVKMPITIRVPFGGGIGSPEHHSESPEAYFTHTSGLRVVSVSNPQDAHTVIQQAISCNDPVLYFEPKRRYHDKGEVDESLDPRTALPMDTARVLTEGTDVTLVAYGPLVKTARDAATAAADEGVSIEVIDLRSLAPVDYATVEASVRKTGRLVVTHEAGQSGGLGAEVAASITERCFYHLEAAPVRVTGFDIPYPYSKLEMHHLPGLDRILDGVDRAMGRPNSLSGLEG, from the coding sequence ATGACCCAGATGACCTTTGCCCGTGCCATCAACGCAGGCCTGCGCAAATCACTCGAGAACGATCCCAAGGTCATCCTGCTGGGGGAGGACATCGGCACTCTTGGCGGTGTGTTCAGGGTGACCGACGGGCTCCAGAAGGACTTCGGAAAACACCGCGTGGTGGATACTCCGCTGGCCGAGTCCGGGATCATCGGCACTGCCGTCGGCCTGGCCTACCGGGGCTACCGGCCGGTGGTTGAAATCCAGTTCGATGGGTTTGTCTACTCGGCCTTCGACCAGATCGTGAGCCAGGTGGCCAAGCTGCACTATCGGACGCAGGGTGCGGTGAAGATGCCCATCACCATCCGCGTGCCTTTCGGCGGCGGCATCGGCTCTCCCGAACACCACTCGGAATCACCGGAGGCTTATTTCACCCATACCTCCGGCCTCCGGGTGGTGAGCGTTTCCAATCCGCAGGATGCACACACCGTGATCCAGCAGGCAATCTCCTGCAATGATCCAGTCCTGTATTTCGAACCCAAGCGCCGCTACCACGACAAAGGAGAGGTTGACGAGTCGCTCGATCCCCGTACCGCCCTCCCCATGGACACGGCCCGGGTGCTCACCGAAGGCACTGATGTGACGCTCGTGGCCTACGGCCCGTTGGTCAAAACCGCCCGTGACGCCGCCACCGCCGCCGCGGATGAGGGCGTGTCCATCGAGGTCATCGACCTGCGCTCGCTGGCACCGGTGGATTACGCCACGGTGGAGGCCTCCGTGCGGAAGACGGGCCGCCTGGTGGTCACCCATGAGGCCGGGCAGTCCGGCGGCCTCGGCGCCGAGGTGGCGGCCAGCATCACCGAACGGTGTTTCTACCACCTGGAAGCTGCTCCGGTCCGCGTCACCGGCTTCGACATCCCGTACCCGTATTCCAAGCTGGAAATGCATCATCTTCCCGGACTGGACAGGATCCTTGACGGCGTAGACCGCGCCATGGGCCGTCCGAACTCGCTCAGCGGGCTGGAGGGATGA
- a CDS encoding DUF4383 domain-containing protein — protein sequence MRTSPNRLIATVFGAVYLLVGLLGFAVTSGIGFFATEGNNLIIFEVNPLHNVIHLAIGAALLYAGLKSTATARTVNAGVGTVYLLVGVVGLFLLSSPLNIIALNGADNVLHLASAVLLLGVGLSLDKSPATARA from the coding sequence ATGCGCACATCTCCGAACCGTCTTATCGCCACCGTCTTCGGTGCCGTCTACCTGCTTGTCGGCCTCCTGGGCTTCGCGGTGACCTCGGGTATCGGCTTTTTCGCCACCGAGGGCAACAACCTCATCATTTTCGAAGTCAACCCGCTCCACAACGTCATCCACCTGGCCATCGGCGCTGCCCTCCTCTACGCCGGCCTCAAAAGCACCGCCACGGCCCGTACTGTGAACGCCGGGGTGGGTACGGTGTACCTCCTGGTGGGCGTGGTGGGCCTGTTCCTGCTGAGCTCGCCGCTAAACATCATTGCCCTCAACGGGGCGGATAACGTGCTGCACCTTGCCAGTGCCGTGCTCCTCCTGGGTGTGGGCCTGTCCCTGGACAAGTCTCCCGCCACCGCACGGGCCTAG
- a CDS encoding dihydrolipoamide acetyltransferase family protein codes for MSATMIKEFRLPDLGEGLTESEILSWKVGVGDTVSLNQVIAEVETAKAVVELPSPFAGVITALHEQPGSIVEVGKPIVSFEVADDDGGSPAAAPAGGGVAGSGAGPGTAGSGTSGSGTNGTSANGAGTAEAGTSKRQPNLVGYGAVVESLSPPVRRPRNLVSNPAAAEAPLPSAPAAETSTAGLAAPAGERPRSTPPVRKLAKDLGVELVEVAGTGAGGLITRDDVRNFVGGRDLPAAAHHLAAAPDRPETGVRPGAPREREVRTPIKGVRKFTAAAMVASAFTAPHVTEFLTVDVTPTMELLAKLKASRAFAGYKLTPLTLVAKALLIALRRNPSLNSRWDEAGQEIIQFNYVNLGIAAATPRGLTVPNIKDADALSLPELSEALTELTETARAGKTSPAGLSGGTISITNIGVFGIDAGTPILNPGEAAILAMGAVRKAPWEYQGEVALRQVMTLSLSFDHRLVDGEQGSRFLADIGTILAEPGMVLTMV; via the coding sequence ATGAGCGCTACCATGATCAAGGAATTCAGGCTCCCCGATCTCGGCGAAGGCCTCACGGAATCCGAGATCCTCAGCTGGAAAGTGGGGGTTGGGGACACCGTCAGCCTCAACCAGGTCATTGCTGAGGTTGAAACGGCCAAGGCCGTGGTCGAGCTGCCATCCCCCTTCGCCGGCGTCATCACGGCCCTCCATGAACAGCCCGGCAGCATCGTGGAGGTGGGCAAGCCGATCGTCTCCTTTGAGGTAGCGGACGACGACGGCGGGTCGCCAGCCGCCGCGCCCGCTGGAGGGGGCGTGGCCGGGTCAGGCGCTGGACCTGGTACGGCCGGGAGCGGTACGAGCGGGAGCGGTACGAACGGGACCAGCGCCAACGGGGCGGGCACAGCCGAGGCGGGGACGTCCAAAAGGCAACCGAACCTGGTGGGCTATGGCGCCGTCGTCGAAAGTTTAAGCCCCCCGGTGCGGCGGCCCCGGAACTTGGTTTCCAACCCAGCAGCTGCTGAGGCTCCTCTTCCCAGCGCACCTGCTGCTGAGACGTCAACGGCGGGACTTGCTGCGCCGGCTGGTGAACGTCCCCGGTCCACGCCGCCCGTGCGGAAACTGGCCAAAGACCTTGGAGTGGAACTAGTCGAGGTCGCGGGCACCGGAGCAGGCGGGCTGATCACCAGGGACGATGTCCGGAACTTTGTCGGCGGCCGCGATCTTCCGGCCGCAGCGCACCACCTTGCCGCGGCTCCGGACCGGCCGGAGACTGGTGTGCGGCCTGGGGCGCCCCGGGAGCGCGAGGTCCGCACTCCCATCAAGGGCGTCCGCAAGTTCACGGCCGCCGCGATGGTGGCAAGTGCGTTCACGGCGCCGCACGTGACGGAGTTCCTGACCGTGGATGTCACGCCCACCATGGAGCTGCTCGCCAAGCTTAAGGCGAGCCGTGCTTTTGCCGGGTACAAGCTCACTCCGCTGACCCTGGTGGCCAAAGCGCTGCTGATTGCGCTCCGGCGGAATCCGTCGCTGAACTCGCGGTGGGACGAGGCGGGCCAGGAGATTATTCAGTTCAACTACGTGAACCTGGGCATCGCCGCGGCAACACCGCGTGGACTCACGGTCCCGAATATCAAGGACGCGGACGCGCTGTCCCTGCCCGAACTTTCAGAAGCCCTGACCGAACTGACGGAGACGGCACGCGCAGGCAAAACATCGCCGGCCGGCCTGTCCGGGGGCACCATCTCCATCACCAACATCGGGGTCTTCGGCATCGATGCCGGAACACCCATCCTGAACCCGGGCGAGGCAGCCATCCTGGCCATGGGGGCGGTCCGGAAGGCGCCCTGGGAGTACCAGGGCGAGGTGGCCCTGCGCCAGGTCATGACGCTCAGCCTGTCCTTCGACCACCGGCTGGTGGACGGCGAACAGGGTTCGCGGTTCCTGGCCGACATCGGCACGATCCTGGCCGAGCCCGGCATGGTCCTGACGATGGTCTAG
- the pdhA gene encoding pyruvate dehydrogenase (acetyl-transferring) E1 component subunit alpha, giving the protein MSTDEAGQGASSAEGPGNSAENHGGSGRNLIQLVTPAGERISHPEFDPWVQDIADEQLCSLYEDMTVIRRIDVEATALQRQGELALWPPLLGQEASQIGSGRALREDDFVFSSYRENGVAYCRGVDLTDIIRVWRGNASAGWDPYTINMATPQIIIGAQTLHAVGYAMGIQNDGADSVAMTYFGDGATSKGDLNEAMVFAASFQAPVVFFCQNNHWAISEPVRLQSHVQLADRATGFGIPSMRVDGNDVLAVMAATRVALDRARRGGGPTFIEAVTYRMGPHTTADDPTRYRDANELEDWAAKDPISRVASLLERKGLLTEELQQHVRDKADAVAREMRSGCTTMADPEPLDIFKHVYSAPNTWLDRQQDHYSRYLASFGDPAGAASEEGAR; this is encoded by the coding sequence GTGTCTACAGACGAAGCGGGCCAGGGCGCATCAAGCGCCGAAGGCCCCGGCAACAGTGCAGAAAACCACGGCGGATCCGGCAGGAACCTGATCCAGCTGGTCACCCCGGCGGGGGAGCGGATCAGCCATCCGGAATTCGACCCCTGGGTGCAGGACATCGCGGACGAACAGTTGTGCTCCCTCTACGAGGACATGACTGTCATCCGGCGGATCGACGTTGAGGCCACGGCCCTCCAGCGTCAAGGTGAGCTGGCCCTTTGGCCGCCGCTGCTCGGGCAGGAAGCATCCCAGATCGGCTCAGGCAGGGCACTGCGCGAAGATGACTTTGTGTTCTCCAGCTACCGGGAGAACGGGGTTGCCTATTGCCGCGGGGTGGACCTGACGGACATCATCCGGGTGTGGCGGGGGAACGCGTCCGCAGGATGGGACCCGTACACCATCAACATGGCAACGCCTCAGATCATCATCGGAGCACAGACCCTGCATGCCGTGGGCTATGCGATGGGAATCCAGAACGACGGCGCGGATTCCGTGGCCATGACGTACTTCGGTGACGGTGCCACCAGTAAGGGTGACCTCAACGAGGCCATGGTTTTCGCCGCAAGCTTCCAGGCACCGGTGGTCTTCTTCTGCCAGAACAACCACTGGGCCATCTCGGAGCCGGTCCGTCTGCAGTCGCACGTCCAGCTCGCGGACAGGGCCACCGGATTCGGTATCCCCAGCATGCGGGTGGACGGCAACGATGTCCTGGCCGTGATGGCAGCCACGCGCGTAGCCCTGGACCGTGCCAGGCGCGGGGGCGGACCCACCTTCATCGAAGCCGTCACGTACCGCATGGGTCCGCACACCACCGCCGATGACCCCACCCGCTACCGTGACGCCAACGAGCTTGAGGACTGGGCAGCGAAAGACCCCATCTCCCGGGTCGCGTCGCTCCTGGAGCGCAAGGGCCTGCTGACCGAAGAGCTGCAGCAGCATGTCCGGGACAAGGCCGACGCCGTGGCCCGCGAGATGCGCTCCGGCTGCACCACCATGGCCGACCCGGAGCCGCTGGACATCTTCAAGCACGTCTACAGCGCACCCAACACCTGGCTCGACCGGCAGCAGGACCACTACTCCCGTTACCTGGCTTCCTTCGGTGACCCCGCGGGAGCCGCTTCAGAAGAAGGTGCACGCTGA
- a CDS encoding SACE_7040 family transcriptional regulator, giving the protein MPTTQATQSGHRGQATERSQATQRSQAKENRRQALLAAAASLFAANGFNRVSLEDLGAAAGVSGPAVYRHFPGKQAVLGDLLLTVSRELLDGGRRVVAEAADPLAALGRLVEFQVDFALGKPDVIRVQDRDFSNLTEQDQADVRALQRSYVELWVEVLAGLHPATDAAELRMRAHATFGLINSTPHSVRSHGRKMAPRTARPLLESMALAALTVDVKPAS; this is encoded by the coding sequence GTGCCAACCACCCAGGCCACGCAATCTGGCCACCGGGGCCAGGCGACCGAGCGCAGCCAGGCCACCCAGCGAAGCCAGGCCAAGGAGAACCGGCGCCAGGCCCTGTTGGCCGCGGCTGCCTCCCTGTTTGCCGCGAACGGGTTCAACCGCGTCTCGTTGGAGGATCTTGGCGCCGCGGCCGGGGTCAGCGGACCGGCGGTGTACCGTCACTTCCCTGGCAAGCAGGCCGTACTGGGAGACTTGCTCCTCACCGTCAGCCGCGAACTGCTCGACGGCGGCCGTCGGGTGGTGGCCGAAGCGGCGGATCCGCTCGCTGCCCTGGGCCGGCTGGTGGAGTTCCAGGTGGATTTTGCCCTGGGCAAGCCGGACGTGATCCGCGTCCAGGACCGTGACTTCAGCAATCTCACCGAGCAGGACCAGGCCGACGTCCGTGCCCTGCAGCGCAGCTACGTTGAACTCTGGGTTGAGGTACTCGCAGGGCTGCACCCGGCCACCGACGCCGCCGAACTCCGGATGCGGGCCCACGCCACCTTCGGCCTGATCAACTCCACGCCACACTCGGTTCGCAGCCATGGCCGCAAGATGGCACCAAGGACTGCCCGGCCGCTTCTGGAGAGCATGGCTTTGGCGGCCCTGACCGTCGACGTGAAGCCGGCTTCCTAG
- a CDS encoding Lrp/AsnC family transcriptional regulator produces MQALDGTDTRLLSALAGDPRRTVVALAQTLGLSRNTVQARLAQLEKKHVFLSFERRINPVSLGYPLMAFISVHVQQQKLGQLAQDLAGVPEILEGYGLTGSADLLLRVVAVDAEDLFRINGKILACDGVDRTDTALAMGELIPFRIQPLLERRSGDG; encoded by the coding sequence ATGCAAGCATTGGATGGCACAGACACCCGGCTGCTTTCGGCCCTCGCCGGCGACCCCCGACGGACCGTCGTGGCGCTGGCCCAGACGCTGGGCCTGTCCCGGAACACGGTGCAGGCCCGGTTGGCGCAGCTGGAGAAAAAGCACGTCTTCCTGTCCTTCGAACGGCGGATCAACCCTGTCTCCCTGGGGTATCCCCTGATGGCCTTCATCTCCGTGCATGTGCAGCAACAAAAGCTGGGCCAGCTTGCCCAGGACCTCGCCGGTGTTCCGGAAATACTTGAAGGCTACGGCCTCACCGGATCCGCCGATCTTCTCCTGCGCGTGGTGGCGGTGGACGCTGAGGATCTGTTCCGGATCAACGGCAAGATCCTGGCCTGCGACGGCGTCGACCGGACGGACACGGCCCTGGCCATGGGCGAACTCATTCCCTTCCGCATCCAGCCGCTGCTGGAGCGGAGATCCGGAGACGGCTAG